In archaeon BMS3Bbin15, the following proteins share a genomic window:
- a CDS encoding alcohol dehydrogenase: MKAIGVIPGKKESARIVDVDKPEMSSSEVLVRVLRVGICGTDHEIDQGLYGEAPEGEDFLIPGHESLGIVEEIGRDVKGFEKGDLVVSTVRRPCSENCLNCRSGENDMCLTGNFRERGIKSLHGFMAEYYKEIPEYLVKIPEELSDVGVLLEPLSIVEKAIMQTFKIQERMKWKPKTALVLGAGPIGLLATFVLRDMGINTYTLALDPIDSQKAKLVTESGASYIDATKEPIPGLVEKLGNIDFILEATGSSTVSFQAMGILGINGVLALTGITGGDKKLEVDADHLSLSLVLGNKLIFGSVNANITYFRKGVKHMQNFEAKWPGLLSKLISRKVAFEDFKEAPLRKKGDIKVIIEIGK, translated from the coding sequence ATGAAGGCTATTGGAGTAATTCCTGGTAAAAAGGAAAGTGCCCGTATAGTTGATGTGGATAAACCAGAAATGTCTTCTTCCGAAGTTCTGGTGAGGGTGTTGCGGGTTGGAATATGCGGTACAGACCATGAAATTGACCAGGGGCTCTATGGTGAGGCACCTGAAGGTGAGGATTTTCTTATACCGGGGCATGAGTCACTGGGTATAGTTGAAGAAATAGGCAGGGATGTGAAAGGCTTTGAAAAAGGTGACTTGGTTGTTTCTACAGTGAGAAGGCCATGCTCCGAGAACTGTCTGAACTGCAGGAGCGGCGAGAATGACATGTGCCTCACAGGAAATTTCAGAGAACGCGGGATAAAAAGTCTTCATGGTTTTATGGCAGAATATTACAAGGAAATTCCTGAATATCTGGTAAAAATCCCTGAGGAACTTTCTGATGTGGGAGTTCTGCTTGAACCTCTGAGCATTGTGGAAAAGGCAATTATGCAGACTTTTAAGATTCAGGAGAGAATGAAATGGAAGCCAAAAACAGCACTGGTACTCGGTGCAGGTCCCATAGGACTTCTTGCCACTTTTGTGCTTAGAGATATGGGTATAAATACATATACACTGGCGTTAGACCCCATAGACAGTCAGAAGGCAAAGCTTGTTACGGAAAGCGGTGCCAGCTACATTGATGCCACAAAGGAGCCAATACCCGGGTTAGTGGAAAAACTGGGAAATATTGATTTCATATTAGAAGCAACAGGCAGTTCCACAGTGTCCTTCCAGGCTATGGGTATTCTGGGTATCAACGGTGTTCTGGCGCTGACCGGAATTACAGGTGGGGATAAAAAGTTAGAGGTGGATGCAGACCACCTGAGTCTCTCCCTGGTGCTTGGAAACAAGCTCATTTTCGGCTCTGTAAATGCCAATATAACCTATTTCAGAAAAGGGGTTAAGCATATGCAGAATTTTGAAGCAAAGTGGCCAGGTCTTCTGAGTAAGCTTATAAGCAGGAAAGTTGCATTTGAGGATTTTAAGGAAGCTCCGCTAAGAAAAAAAGGTGATATAAAAGTGATAATTGAAATAGGTAAATAA
- the ydhV_1 gene encoding putative oxidoreductase YdhV, whose amino-acid sequence MTKVLRVDLSTHAIDIEEPDEDVGKKFIGGSGLAAKILWEETSPSTNPLGEENRLIFAVGPMTGTMVPSSSRYTVVAKSPLTGIFGEANSGGSFGFQLSRTGYIAVVIKGVAESPVYLWIDNENVEIKDAMHLWGKDTYEAHEQLLGETDGRATAACIGQAGERKVLLAGIINDGKDGRAAARCGLGAVMGSKNLKAVVVRGTKPVKVADVKGLKKALEGVHKRVKKAALGLATYGTAQQVEFDEKIGDLPVKNWTERRLKEGESYKISGQNMAKMILTGNYHCTGCPVGCGRTVKINGKVEGAGPEYESIGQLGSNCLITSLETVAIANEMCNRYGIDTISTGQVIAYAMEAFEGGFIDKEKAGMELTFGNNEAFLEMIRQIGEARGFGRLLGRGVLRASEEIGLHHGSMHVKGLEFPAHDPRAKNSLAVGYATGNRGADHLQSLAHDHQQPMGVPIPYLGNDVAPEQFQKEGIGIFVAQMQHVMGLYDSLVICKFLSFGDVDFREVHTWYNLVTGFTTTFREFLETGERIFNLKRMYNVREGISRKDDNLPQRIVEELNVEEGMPLTEIPDLKAQLDEYYNFRGWDNNGVPTEEKLRELGLDFVLEGKI is encoded by the coding sequence GTGACAAAAGTCCTGCGTGTTGATTTAAGCACACACGCAATAGATATTGAAGAACCTGATGAGGATGTGGGAAAAAAGTTCATAGGGGGTAGCGGCCTTGCAGCAAAAATACTCTGGGAAGAGACTTCCCCATCTACCAATCCACTTGGGGAGGAGAACCGCCTTATATTTGCGGTTGGTCCTATGACAGGTACAATGGTACCTTCCTCAAGCAGGTATACTGTGGTTGCGAAATCTCCATTAACAGGGATTTTTGGAGAAGCAAACAGTGGAGGAAGCTTCGGGTTCCAGCTAAGCAGGACAGGATATATTGCAGTTGTAATTAAAGGTGTTGCAGAGTCACCTGTATATCTATGGATTGACAATGAGAATGTGGAGATAAAGGATGCAATGCACCTCTGGGGAAAGGATACCTACGAGGCTCATGAACAGCTTCTGGGCGAAACAGATGGAAGAGCTACCGCTGCCTGTATCGGTCAGGCGGGTGAGAGAAAGGTTCTGCTTGCCGGCATAATAAATGATGGCAAAGATGGAAGGGCAGCGGCAAGGTGCGGTCTTGGTGCTGTTATGGGAAGCAAAAATCTCAAAGCAGTTGTTGTAAGGGGAACAAAGCCTGTAAAGGTGGCAGATGTTAAAGGACTTAAAAAAGCTCTGGAGGGTGTGCATAAGAGAGTGAAGAAGGCTGCTCTCGGACTGGCAACCTATGGTACTGCCCAGCAGGTGGAGTTTGATGAAAAAATAGGTGACCTGCCTGTGAAAAACTGGACAGAAAGAAGATTAAAAGAAGGGGAGTCTTATAAAATATCCGGTCAGAATATGGCAAAGATGATACTTACAGGTAACTACCATTGCACTGGCTGTCCTGTGGGTTGTGGGAGAACTGTTAAGATAAACGGGAAGGTGGAAGGTGCCGGGCCGGAGTATGAGAGTATAGGCCAGCTGGGTAGCAACTGTCTTATAACCAGCCTCGAAACAGTTGCAATAGCCAATGAGATGTGTAACCGATATGGCATTGATACCATATCAACTGGTCAGGTAATAGCATACGCAATGGAAGCATTTGAAGGAGGATTCATAGACAAAGAAAAGGCAGGCATGGAGCTCACCTTTGGAAATAATGAGGCGTTTCTGGAGATGATAAGGCAGATTGGTGAAGCCAGAGGATTCGGAAGGCTCCTTGGCAGGGGTGTCTTGCGTGCCTCAGAAGAAATAGGGTTGCACCATGGTTCCATGCATGTTAAAGGTCTTGAGTTTCCGGCCCATGACCCCAGGGCAAAGAATAGTCTGGCTGTAGGCTATGCCACAGGTAACAGGGGAGCCGACCATCTGCAATCCCTGGCTCATGACCATCAGCAGCCCATGGGTGTGCCAATCCCGTACCTTGGGAATGATGTTGCTCCAGAGCAGTTCCAGAAAGAGGGGATAGGCATTTTCGTGGCTCAGATGCAGCATGTTATGGGCCTGTATGACTCTCTTGTAATCTGCAAGTTTCTGTCTTTTGGCGATGTGGACTTCAGAGAGGTGCACACATGGTATAATCTTGTTACCGGGTTTACGACGACCTTCCGGGAGTTCCTTGAGACAGGGGAGAGAATATTCAATCTCAAGCGCATGTACAACGTAAGAGAGGGAATATCCAGGAAGGATGATAATCTGCCTCAAAGAATTGTTGAGGAGCTGAATGTTGAGGAGGGTATGCCTCTGACAGAAATACCAGACCTCAAGGCGCAGCTCGATGAATATTACAATTTCAGGGGCTGGGATAACAACGGAGTGCCCACAGAAGAAAAACTTCGTGAACTCGGGCTTGATTTTGTACTGGAGGGTAAAATATGA
- a CDS encoding HPr kinase/phosphorylase, whose amino-acid sequence MSYPINIVSPQEADHNWRSLLKGKRIRYERKADINGCCIKLMTDEVETVNTFDENFYHLSEKIRSHGRLLVFDDGGENFRVEYEPISRSAFLWNCNYYGYVKSIALALAGDILEDLHRFYSVHGACLDYRGEGIALVGPSGAGKTTLSYGILRRKKSRLISDDWFYVRFQGREATIMSSEKEVYIRGGIEKDWKDFEPLIEDARFDKKGRAVVNLKNLLGGEKIRSVTSLSTFVLLKRDFKDEKLIEEVSREEMLKLMVENNFYNPHLLVRDKRKQRLRKRFIKNLLDVAKPVVVNTTATPEETVDLILEAVS is encoded by the coding sequence ATGAGCTACCCTATAAATATTGTATCCCCGCAGGAGGCTGACCACAACTGGAGGTCTCTCCTCAAAGGGAAGAGAATAAGGTATGAGAGGAAGGCAGACATCAATGGCTGCTGTATAAAGCTGATGACAGATGAAGTAGAAACTGTAAACACGTTCGATGAGAACTTCTATCACCTGAGTGAAAAAATAAGGTCTCACGGCAGGCTGCTTGTTTTTGATGATGGCGGGGAAAACTTTCGCGTAGAATACGAGCCTATTTCCAGGTCAGCCTTTCTGTGGAACTGCAATTACTATGGCTATGTTAAATCCATTGCCCTTGCCCTTGCAGGAGACATTCTGGAGGACCTCCACAGGTTCTATTCGGTTCATGGTGCATGTCTTGACTACCGCGGCGAGGGTATTGCCCTTGTTGGGCCGAGCGGTGCAGGTAAGACAACCCTGAGCTATGGCATACTCAGGCGGAAGAAGTCCAGGCTGATAAGCGATGACTGGTTCTATGTGAGGTTCCAGGGAAGGGAAGCCACTATTATGAGTTCGGAGAAGGAAGTATATATCAGGGGGGGAATAGAGAAGGACTGGAAGGACTTCGAGCCGCTGATAGAGGATGCACGGTTCGACAAAAAGGGCAGGGCTGTTGTAAACCTCAAGAACCTTCTGGGAGGGGAAAAGATAAGGTCAGTAACATCACTATCAACATTTGTACTTCTCAAGCGGGATTTCAAAGATGAAAAGCTGATAGAGGAAGTATCCAGAGAAGAAATGCTGAAGTTGATGGTAGAGAACAATTTTTATAATCCGCATCTGCTTGTAAGGGACAAACGAAAGCAGAGGTTGAGAAAGAGGTTTATTAAAAATCTCCTGGATGTTGCAAAGCCTGTTGTGGTAAACACAACAGCCACTCCGGAAGAAACTGTGGACCTTATTCTGGAGGCAGTATCCTGA
- the dapA_2 gene encoding 4-hydroxy-tetrahydrodipicolinate synthase, whose protein sequence is MKLKGIYCPMITPFKNGGIDLEGLEKNIAFLEKKEVTGLVPLGSAGEFSGLSIKERKEVIKKVLDTTSLPVIAGATSMRMEEALEIIAYSADMGAEAALVAPPYYFRTSQEGLFSYYSNLSSHSTLPIILYNIPVFTGNPFLPPLVKRLSVLDNIIGIKDTSGDMKKFQVIVNLVPEDFSCLIGADHLLLPALVTGASGAILGSSNLVPDIPVGIYRTWERDIDRAVGLQKLLMNIVKIMDTGTFPAGLKYAMNMLDIAGGDDVRAPLLNLTSEEKDTVDGLLKKMEVKK, encoded by the coding sequence ATGAAGCTAAAAGGAATATACTGTCCTATGATAACACCTTTTAAAAATGGTGGAATTGATTTAGAGGGGCTTGAGAAAAATATTGCCTTTCTTGAAAAGAAGGAAGTGACAGGTCTTGTACCACTTGGCTCTGCCGGGGAGTTCTCTGGTTTAAGCATTAAAGAAAGGAAAGAGGTGATTAAAAAAGTTCTGGATACCACATCATTGCCAGTAATAGCCGGGGCAACTTCAATGAGAATGGAGGAAGCCCTTGAAATTATTGCCTATTCTGCCGACATGGGTGCAGAAGCTGCGCTGGTTGCACCTCCATACTACTTCAGAACAAGCCAAGAAGGGCTTTTCAGTTATTATTCAAATTTATCTTCGCATTCCACGCTGCCCATAATACTCTACAATATCCCGGTTTTTACAGGAAATCCATTTTTACCTCCTCTTGTAAAAAGGCTTTCCGTGCTGGATAATATAATAGGAATAAAAGATACGAGCGGCGACATGAAAAAATTTCAGGTAATTGTTAATCTGGTTCCAGAGGATTTTTCATGTCTTATAGGGGCAGACCATCTCCTTTTGCCAGCTCTGGTCACCGGAGCTTCAGGGGCAATTCTCGGTTCTTCAAATCTTGTGCCAGATATTCCTGTAGGGATTTACAGGACATGGGAGAGGGATATAGACAGGGCTGTAGGGCTGCAAAAACTTCTCATGAATATTGTGAAAATAATGGATACTGGCACCTTTCCGGCAGGACTTAAATATGCCATGAATATGCTGGACATTGCCGGAGGTGATGATGTTAGAGCACCTCTGCTTAATCTGACATCAGAAGAAAAAGATACAGTTGACGGGCTTCTGAAGAAGATGGAGGTTAAGAAATGA